From the genome of Eucalyptus grandis isolate ANBG69807.140 chromosome 2, ASM1654582v1, whole genome shotgun sequence, one region includes:
- the LOC120290614 gene encoding antifungal protein ginkbilobin-like protein, which yields MGSFKRIATLVLVLFYLSDKVAESDPDTTVVYFGCNAQDFSGWPDESYYHDALEQVFHDLITQTPISGYSHYCTFQVENGNGLTLETFYGHGACNGEIEISYCANCLIAAAGLSRNNCPSNMGATFQLGDCRLRYETYQFTDQ from the coding sequence ATGGGCTCTTTCAAGAGGATTGCGACTCTGGTGCTTGTGTTATTTTATCTTTCCGACAAGGTCGCCGAATCTGATCCGGACACGACGGTGGTGTACTTTGGTTGCAACGCCCAAGACTTCAGTGGGTGGCCTGACGAGTCATACTACCACGATGCCTTGGAACAAGTTTTCCatgacttgattacacaaaCTCCAATTTCGGGTTACAGTCACTACTGCACGTTCCAGGTAGAaaatggcaatggtctaacccTCGAAACCTTTTATGGCCATGGGGCGTGCAATGGAGAGATTGAGATATCCTATTGTGCCAATTGCTTGATTGCTGCAGCTGGTCTAAGCAGGAACAATTGCCCTTCAAATATGGGGGCTACTTTTCAGCTGGGGGATTGTCGACTTAGATACGAGACTTACCAATTTACGGATCAATGA